The Neobacillus sp. PS3-34 genome has a window encoding:
- a CDS encoding VOC family protein, with product MLHHIEIYVSDLERSTEFWGWFLSKLNYKIYQKWDKGISWRLKDTYLVFVQAEADYLEAGYHRKRIGLNHLAFQAGSKEQVDELSEEMKEKGITILYSETHPHAGGVGHYALYFEDPDRIKVELVAP from the coding sequence ATGCTTCATCATATAGAAATTTATGTGTCTGATCTCGAAAGGTCAACGGAATTTTGGGGTTGGTTTCTGTCGAAATTGAATTATAAAATCTATCAAAAGTGGGATAAAGGGATCAGCTGGAGGCTAAAGGACACCTATCTTGTTTTCGTCCAAGCTGAAGCTGATTATCTTGAGGCCGGTTATCACAGAAAACGCATTGGCCTGAATCATTTAGCTTTTCAGGCAGGCTCAAAGGAACAGGTTGACGAGCTGTCTGAGGAAATGAAAGAAAAGGGGATTACGATCCTTTACTCTGAAACCCATCCACATGCCGGAGGCGTGGGACATTATGCTCTCTATTTTGAGGATCCAGATAGGATTAAGGTGGAGCTCGTTGCTCCTTAA
- the coaW gene encoding type II pantothenate kinase translates to MAYQKIGIDAGGTLIKIAFEEKGKNHFKKYPISDLQSAINWIKMAAPSAKVALTGGKAHSIQKQFFKDAVVCPEFDVTCEGASFLLKEEGIQAGAAFLLVNIGTGTSWHLVGENKYERILGSGLGGGAFMGLGDLLTGEKEFSQLTKLVSEGEKGKVDLLVKDIYQSEESPIDGSLTAANFAKGSQSDPSLADRMASLTNMLAETIVLLSLQSAAIHHVKEIVYIGSTINGNPSLKTSLDTYTKMLGLSPVFLDKGEYSGAYGAMFTL, encoded by the coding sequence ATGGCTTACCAGAAGATTGGAATTGATGCTGGCGGTACATTAATTAAAATTGCTTTTGAAGAAAAAGGAAAAAATCATTTTAAAAAGTATCCAATTTCAGATCTGCAATCTGCGATAAACTGGATTAAAATGGCGGCTCCATCCGCTAAAGTTGCTCTGACTGGCGGAAAAGCCCATTCTATTCAAAAGCAATTTTTTAAGGATGCTGTTGTTTGTCCCGAGTTTGATGTTACCTGCGAGGGAGCCAGTTTCTTATTAAAGGAAGAGGGTATTCAGGCTGGAGCCGCTTTCCTGCTTGTTAATATCGGAACAGGCACGTCGTGGCATTTGGTTGGCGAGAATAAATATGAAAGAATTCTTGGCAGCGGGCTTGGTGGTGGAGCGTTCATGGGCCTCGGTGACCTTCTAACAGGTGAAAAGGAATTCAGTCAGTTGACAAAGCTTGTTTCTGAAGGAGAAAAAGGAAAGGTAGATTTGCTTGTGAAGGATATTTACCAATCAGAGGAATCGCCAATTGATGGCAGCCTTACTGCGGCCAATTTTGCAAAGGGAAGCCAATCCGATCCCTCATTAGCGGATAGAATGGCCTCTCTTACAAATATGCTCGCAGAAACCATCGTTTTGCTAAGCTTACAATCAGCGGCTATCCATCATGTTAAGGAAATTGTCTACATTGGTAGTACCATCAACGGGAATCCCTCTCTTAAAACATCTCTTGATACCTACACGAAAATGCTGGGACTTTCACCCGTTTTTCTTGATAAAGGTGAATATAGTGGTGCATATGGTGCCATGTTTACCCTTTAG